TATTAAGCCtggagacaactgagacatggattgtgtcgttcagagggtgaatgggctagacaaaatatttaagagcctttgaacggggtatggtagtaggtgccaggcgcaccggtttgagtgtgtcaagaactgcaacgctgctgggtttttcaaactCAAcagttttcctgtgtgtatcaagaatggtccaccacccaaaggacatccagccaacttgacacaactgtgggaagcattggagtcaacatggaccagcatccctgtggaacgctttccacaccttgtagggTCCAtgacctgacgaattgaggctgttctgagggcaaaagaggttgcaactcaatattaggaaggtgttcctaatgttttgtacataatggtgtgtataaacagtagttatataggatggtgtgtatagacagtagttatataggatggtgtgtatagacagtatagacagtagttatataggatggtgtgtatagacagtagttatatagcatggtgtgtatagacagtagttatataggatggtgtgtatagacagtagttatataMgatggtgtgtatagacagtagttatataggatggtgtgtatagacagtagttatctCGTTGAAtcaacgtttagggtgagattttcacagattcctttctttgcaatttgaacgagtggaaatacaaaaccGATCGTGCTtctgctatatggacctttttaggatatgaaaaatgattttatctaacaaaacgacacttcatgttatctctgggaccctttggatgataaatcagagcaagatttcagaatgaaacactaaaaaatacaaaacaacaaatgtgaaaaaccgaaacagttctgtctggtgcagacacacgaagactgaagacaaccacccacaaaacaggctacctaaatatggttcccaatcagagacaatgacacctgcctctgattgaaaaccatatcaggccaaacatagaaacgggaaaactagaaacacaacatataatgcccactcagctcacgtcctgaccaacactaaaacaaagaaaacacaaaagaactatggtcagaacgtgacaatgtaagtacacatttcaccttcagaggtgaatttatcaaacctatcacggtgaaaaaagtgttttgttgttaggagctctcctcaaacaatagcatggcatttttttctCTCGCaggaatagctactgtaaattggacagagcCGTTATattaacaacaatttaagctttcagacgatataagacacttatatgtaccgacatttgttgtttctctaaaatctgcgatcgWGACATAACgctctgcatgatttacaactgtcccgttgacaggACGCCTATCCCCACTGgaattgtgcatgacacaagtcatttttccaacaattgtttacagacagattatttaacttagaattatctgaatcacaattccagtgggtcagaagttcacatacactaagttgactgtgcatttaaacagcttggaaaattccagaaaataatgtcatggctttagaagcatctataggcaaattacataatttgagtcaattgagtgtacctgtgtgtatttcaagcctaccttcaaactcagtgtctctttgtgttgacatcatgggaaaatcaaagatatcagccaagacctcaggaaaaaaaattgtagacctccacaagtctttccaaatgcaatttccaaatgcctgaaggtaccatgttcatctgtacaagcaatagtacacaagtataaacaccatggaccatgtagctgtcataccgctcaggaaggagatgccttctgtctcctagagatgaacgtactttggtgcgaaaagtgcaaattaatcccagaacaacagcaaagaccttgtgaagatgctggaggaaacaggtacaaaagtatctatatccacagtaaatcgagtcctatatccacaatcagcaaggaagaagccactgctccaaaactgccataaaaaaaggcagactacggtttgcacatgggacaaagatcatacttttggagaaatgtcctctgtcttgatgaaacaaaaatataacttcaagccgaagacaccatcccaaccgtgaagcacgggggtggcagcatcatgttgggtggtgctttgctgcaggagaggcgtgcattcacaaaatagatgcatcatgagggagaacattatgtggatatactgaagcaacatctcaagacatcagtcaggaagttaaagcttggtcgcaaatgggtcttccaaatggacaatgaccccaagcatactccaaagttgtgcaaaatagcttaaggacaacaaagtcaagatattggagtggccatcacaaagccctgacctcaatcctatagaaaatgtgtgggcagaactgaaaaagtgtgtacgagcagaggagcctacaaacctgactcagttacaccagctctgtcagaaggaatgggccaaaattctgggaatgtggtgaaagaaattaaagctgaaataaataattctctctacatatttctgacatttcacattcttaaaataaagtggtgatcctaactgacctaagacagggaatttttactaggattaaatgtcaggaattgtgaaaaactgagtttaaatgtatgtgtaaatgtaaacttccgacttcaactgtacatgtgaaagcacgtacagttgaagtcggaagtttacatacaccttagccaactacgtgtttaagtctccatatatccactagttctaatATATCCCTGATATTCATACATGAGGGGGATAGTTTGTAATGTGATTTCCTTTActgtccattgaggtacttaaaaccatattataatctcccaccataatcaTTTAGTTATGTATTGCCTCATAGCTCGATAAATTCAGTAAACtcagtattatttatttattacattaatTGTTCAGAACCTTTCTTGCGTTATTACTTACAGCCAAAAATAAGTTTTGGAAATTAGGTCGATGGTCGCTCACCAACATTTTGACCAGAAATTCAACTTTCCTGAaatggatcctttgttcgtaccccccaaggCATTTCCACTCATCCCAGGGGCTGTTCCAAGACGCCGCcgacggagaagaggtattcggagtggacttctagtctgactcagcaggcgtgcacaccatccaccacttccgactatattactcgctaatgttcagtccctggacaataaagtagacgagctcagggcgaggatctccttccagagagacatcagggactgtaacatactctgtctcacagaatcatggctctctccggatgtACTGTCCCTGTCCATGTAGCCAGCGGGGTTCTCCGTATTAACATCATAATARGTAACTCTCcgggaaaatgaaaggtggagggGTTTGTTTCATTATGAACTagtcatggtgtgattgtgacgTACAGGAACCAAGTccgatctggaatacctcaccatcaaaatgtcgaccgcattctCTTCGGTCATCGTCACGGCTGTGTACATTTCTCCTCTACACCAATACAACTCTGTGTGTATCTGAGTACTGTATTGCAGTTCTATCAAGTATTTAAACCAGTGGAGGACCATCTTGACCATTGGCAGATTTTTATATGCACATAAAATAAGGtaattttggttttgtacacagtCATACGATCTCATGAGAGGACATGGGGAGCTGTATTTCTACAGATGATCTGTCACCTGGTCTAAATCACTGATACAGTACATGTTCCCCTGGATAACTTGTTATTACGTCTCCAGAGAAACCGAGATTCAAATAAAAGGTCCTACCTATCAAATTACTAAAGGCATAATGAGGTGTTTTTAgctggggtcaaaatgaccccaaattacttacatttgttttttttaaagtgcatATTGATATAGAAAGTCTAAACAATGATTTGTTTGAATAATTGAATAAACTACGTTTAGCCCATGATAAAACATCATCAACATAAAACTCTGTggtcaaaatgaccccagttCGTAGCTTGAGGGGTTTTGTAACCCTGGGCTTGTAGgcctactcaaatcaaatcaaattgcatttgtcacatacacatggttagcagatgttaatgcgagtgtagcgaaatgcttgtgcttctagttccgacaatgcagtaataaccaacgagtaatctaacctaactcAATACTCAGGCTACCATTATGTCAGATCATGAAATGCacgtttaaatatatttttacctggccaaattattagatggcctgtataaaaaaaaaagtgccttTTTTTTCACGCACTGAAAAAATCAGCACGGACCAGATTGACGAGATCTTCCCACGATGTTTCTGCAGTGAGGACTCACCGTCTTGGGAGAATCATGTGTAATTTATCTGCAGAAACATGTTGTTTTGAGGGATTTACCGTTTGAGAGAATCATGTGTAATTTATCTGCAGAAACGTGTTGTTTTGAGGGATTTACCGTTTTAGAGAATCATGTGTAATTTATCTGCAGAAACACGTTGTTTTGAGGGGTTTACCGTTTTAGAGAATCATGTGTAATTTATCTGCAGAAACGTTGTTTTGagctaaaaagagagagaaaagaagcagTATAACAGTCAGCCaatcagggagccaaatgaacggctCTTTCACCGATGTGATTCGGTTCCCGGCGTTttaccaaaaatattttaaaaagagcTGTTCATTCGCGAACGACCCGACACTAATGAATTTGCCTGCTCTGTGGGGTTTTAGGTTGGAtatctcaaaaaaaataaaaaaaataaaaaataattgattgatttgattgaaaatccatttgattgattgattgatttgattccAGGTGGacgacggaggaggaggaggaggcggttACCCGTGCGCCAGCCAGGAGAGCCCCGGCGCGGTCAGCGAGCTGGAGTACTCCGCCTTCTGCTCCCAGGAATGCATCTTCTCCAAGCTCCGCGAAAACCAGGACTTGAACGTGTACTCTGCCAAAACTTTGCTCTCCATGTGCAAGCCAGGGGACCTTGTGGAGCTAGTATCCACGTCACAGGCACCTCACTGGGCTGTGTACGAGCTCAACGACCAGGTGATACACCTGCATAAGGGGGAGATACGGAAGGACAGCCTGACTGAGATAGGACAGGGCCGGCATGGACGGATAGTGAACAGCCGTTACCGGTTCCGACCGCTGCCCGCCAACCTGGTTGTACAGAACGCCACCGGGCACCTCGGCCTGAACAGCGGGGAGATCTGCTGGACCAACTCAGAGAGCTTCGCCGCTTGGTGCCGCTTCGGGAAGCGGGAGTTTAAGAAGGGAGGCGAGGCGCACTCTGCGGACCAGCGGTACTTTCTCAAAGTCCACTTTGGCGCCGGGACTCGGAGTGGACACGCACACACGCTGGTGTTCCGGAGCCTCGAAGACATGATCTGGGAGCGCAGGCGTGTGGACGCCAGCGGAATTCTGAAGGAGTTGTCTTTAGGGGTCAACGGTGGGAAGGAGTGATTTGATTTTGGAATTATAATTAAAATGATAGCCTAAACCTCTCCTCtttacaaacacacgcacacacacacacacacacacacacacacacaacacacacacacacacacacacacacacacacacacacacacacacacacacacacacacacacacacacacacacacacacaacacacacagcaagagagagagagataaagagaggaaggACTTGTTGTGTATGGAGGCTGTCTGCAGCAGACTGGGGACAGCTGCTCTGTGACTCTGTTAACACTGTAGGAGACAGATGTGATCATCCTGCCAAAAGAAGGAAataccattttcatgtagacatTGACAACTGCTCTTGCTTGTTAGAGTGGTTCCTCTCACCTCTGATAAGTCACCCTGTACCTTAAAAGCCACATAGCACACGACTCCACTCACTCGTTTTTTTTAAGGGTAACGGAATTCTctgcgctctctctgtctctgtctctctctctctctctagtctctctgtctctctcctctctctctctagtctctttctttctctctctctctctctctagtctctttctctctctctctctctagtctctctctgttctcttctctctctcttcctctctctctctgtctctctctctgtctctctctctctctctttgtctctctctctgtccctctctttctgcatAGGGCGCATGCTGCTGCGGCAGACtacggagaaagagagaaagaaagcgggactgagaaggagagatgtttttTGGATTGCTCCGGGGAGTCTGGGTTTTATTTTTTTACGCTTTAACATTACCTAAGAAACCTGGGACTGAATGAACACACAGATacaccattcatgttgtagcagacagacagaacggacggacggagagaaggacagacagacagacagacagacagacagacagacagacagacagacagacagacagacagacagacagacagacacgacagacagacagacagacagacagacagacaaccagataGACGGACGGAGAGAAGGTAAGCAGACAACCAGATGgatagacagccagacagacggacggagagaAGGACAGATAGACAGCCagatggacagacggacagacgacGGACGGagaaggacaggacagacagacggacggagagaaggacagacagacagacaaccagatgATAGACAGcccggacggacggacagacagacacccgTTGGCATTCTGGCAGCCTGGTTGAAGCCACCTCCCATCTCATGGTTGTTTTGGTTGGAAAGCTATATTCATACATTGATTTGGTTGGATTTTGAGCCCCATAAATTTTTGTATTTGGATTGTGattagtccctggtttgattttCTGTTCTATATAAACAGGAGTCTGCAATATGAACAAACGCTTTCTGGTCTGAAAGATCATTGTGTGAGATAACGCTCGTGTTGttgtttctcttctgtctctctctctctccgtctctctctccgtcgcctctctctcctcccgtctctctctctgtctgcctctctctctctcccgtctctctctctgtctgcctctctctctctccccgtctctctctctgtctgccctctctctcttcccgctctctctctctgtctgccctctctctctctccctgtctctctctctgtcgcctctcctctctctccctgatctcctctgtctgtctgccgctctctcctctccctgtctctctctctgtctgcctctctctctctccccgtctctctctctgtctgcctctcaattcaattcaaattcaaagggcttttattggcatggaaaacatgtgTTAAATTGCCAAAGCAacgtgaggtagataatatacaaaagtgaaataaacaataaaaattaacagtaaacattaacacatacagaagtcaaaacaataaagacatgacaaatgtcatattaataTAATTATACAGTGTtgcaacaatgtacaaatggttaagcacacaagttaaaataaataaacataaatatggttgtatttacaatggtgtttgttcttcactggttgcccttttcttgtggcaacaggtcacaaatcttgctgctgtgatggcacactgtggaatttaacccagtagatatggagtttatcaaaaaaattgatttgttttcgaattctttgtggatcctgtgtaatctgagggaaaatatgtctctctaatatggtcctacattgggcaggaggttgaggaagtgcagctcagtttccacctcattttgtgggcagtgagcacatagcctgtcttctctgagagccatgtctgcctacggcggcctttctcaactAGCAAGGCTAtgcctcactgagtctgtacatagtcaaagcttttccttaagtttgggtcagtccacAGTGGTCagtgtattctgccactgtaatactctctgtttagggccaaatagcat
Above is a window of Salvelinus sp. IW2-2015 unplaced genomic scaffold, ASM291031v2 Un_scaffold4353, whole genome shotgun sequence DNA encoding:
- the LOC112077169 gene encoding protein LRATD1-like translates to MGNHLDRITHLSYSELPTGDPSGLEKEELRVGVAYFFSDEEEEVDDGGGGGGGYPCASQESPGAVSELEYSAFCSQECIFSKLRENQDLNVYSAKTLLSMCKPGDLVELVSTSQAPHWAVYELNDQVIHLHKGEIRKDSLTEIGQGRHGRIVNSRYRFRPLPANLVVQNATGHLGLNSGEICWTNSESFAAWCRFGKREFKKGGEAHSADQRYFLKVHFGAGTRSGHAHTLVFRSLEDMIWERRRVDASGILKELSLGVNGGKE